Proteins encoded in a region of the Methanobrevibacter millerae genome:
- a CDS encoding carboxypeptidase-like regulatory domain-containing protein yields MKYRYLSIFLLVLVLSIGAVCAQDNVTDVDLISQSSNDVISVDSNIDIKQANESSTQEEIHINDANYADYFDEDGKMNSNISDGSILYIGDVTNKTFIVDKVVTISPDNTSNIIDSKFSFVDGSDMSLINGLTFNNADIGAITVNNASDILISNNIININAAGNVTEFAILAQVAKNLIVSSNEIYFTGKTDGYAPANAVRVTESDNAVIDDNILEINIPSCPVGWTEIPAGSGNWVSSPISEGVVISNSNNISFRKNTVKLNATDVIGDYDTIYVVDINDCSDAIVADSEITANGHSYIYGLIISGDNFNVTNNTISTISDTYYADGIDVEGPATGIVESNVVTVSAPASAYGIYAAMSNGNVSVDYKDNIINADAYAAFGMEMSGIISDVLNNVITVQGNYTTGIATRITDVNIAENNITAKGSGKGNESIWDGFGVQNVGIKTIDNNAIIVNNTINSNDNGVSASRANLTVGSNTLDVVDTGSDDSYGIYVVESSNVEIDENDITYEGHTNGTFVNNAMYIGDSAIYEVSGNNFNITIPSAPVNWVEIPAGSWNYVRIASSEGIVFNNDTGLKFNDNKIDLTASEAIGDYDTIYVIDSNCDDAVISGNDVFANGKSYIYGLIISGENLNVSNNDITSISDTYYANAIDVEGPASGSFDNNNFTAISPVVAYGIYSSMSGSDVNATYHNNIIRGEADIIYGMELAGTNETVTENTIELDGNKTMGIAGKSSTLNIANNEIKALGKNLGNTTLWESFEPETVGVKIIGGNATVYGNNIKSNGTSAVNVTTTNASVTYNYLVSNESFGDASVYFDGNATVHDNLPDYDAFLETEDVIMYYKNGTRFIANLVNFYGEPLANMTITFTINGVDYNRTTDENGTASMAINLPSGEYEVITTFDPGYNKTPTVNSNSLTVLTTVFGDDLVKVYRNESQYYATFVDGQGNPLASGTEVKFNINGVWYNRKITENGTAKLNINLPQGEYIITAVNPENGEMHTNNITVLSSITDNADLVKYYKNDSQYVVTVLGSDGNPVGAGENVTFNINGVMYTRQTNASGQAKLNINLQPGNYTITAEYNGCKVSNNIEVLPVLRANDLVKKYGVSDQFIAYLVDGQGKPFEGQNVTFNINGVFYNRLTDSDGRAILNIKLGAAMDTYIITSSYNGSSISNKISVIP; encoded by the coding sequence ATGAAATATAGATATTTATCCATATTTTTATTGGTATTGGTATTATCTATCGGTGCTGTTTGTGCACAAGATAACGTTACAGATGTAGATTTAATATCTCAAAGTAGTAATGATGTTATCTCTGTAGATAGTAATATCGATATTAAACAAGCTAATGAGTCTAGTACTCAAGAGGAAATCCACATCAATGATGCAAATTATGCTGATTATTTTGATGAGGATGGTAAGATGAACAGTAATATTTCTGATGGTTCAATTTTATACATTGGAGATGTTACAAATAAAACTTTTATTGTGGATAAGGTTGTAACCATATCTCCAGACAATACTTCAAACATTATCGATTCTAAATTCTCTTTCGTTGATGGAAGTGATATGTCTTTAATTAATGGTTTAACTTTTAATAATGCTGACATTGGAGCCATTACTGTTAATAATGCTTCAGATATTTTAATTTCTAATAACATTATTAATATTAATGCAGCGGGAAATGTAACTGAATTTGCTATTTTGGCACAAGTTGCTAAAAATTTAATCGTTTCAAGCAATGAAATTTACTTTACTGGAAAGACTGATGGTTATGCTCCAGCAAATGCTGTTCGTGTCACTGAATCTGATAATGCGGTAATTGATGACAATATTTTAGAGATTAATATTCCTTCCTGTCCAGTAGGCTGGACTGAAATTCCTGCTGGATCAGGTAATTGGGTAAGCAGTCCTATTAGTGAAGGTGTTGTAATTTCAAATTCCAATAATATTTCATTTAGAAAAAACACTGTCAAATTAAATGCTACTGATGTTATTGGCGATTATGATACAATTTATGTTGTAGACATTAATGACTGTAGTGATGCAATTGTTGCAGACAGTGAAATTACTGCTAACGGCCATTCATACATTTACGGATTAATCATATCTGGTGATAACTTTAATGTCACTAACAATACCATAAGCACTATTTCCGATACTTATTATGCTGATGGTATTGATGTTGAAGGTCCTGCAACTGGTATCGTTGAATCTAATGTTGTAACTGTTTCAGCTCCTGCCTCTGCTTATGGTATTTATGCTGCAATGTCCAACGGTAATGTTAGTGTGGATTATAAAGATAACATTATTAATGCTGATGCTTATGCCGCTTTCGGTATGGAAATGTCCGGAATTATATCTGATGTTTTAAATAATGTTATTACTGTACAAGGTAATTATACCACAGGTATTGCTACCCGTATTACTGACGTTAATATTGCTGAGAATAATATTACCGCTAAAGGATCAGGTAAAGGTAATGAATCTATTTGGGATGGTTTTGGTGTTCAAAATGTTGGAATCAAGACAATTGATAATAATGCAATCATTGTGAACAATACCATTAATTCTAATGATAATGGTGTCAGTGCTTCCCGTGCTAATTTAACTGTAGGTTCTAATACTCTGGATGTTGTTGATACTGGTTCTGATGACTCTTATGGTATTTATGTTGTTGAGTCTAGTAATGTAGAAATTGACGAAAACGACATTACTTATGAAGGTCATACCAATGGTACTTTTGTTAACAATGCTATGTATATTGGAGATTCTGCTATTTATGAAGTCTCTGGAAACAACTTCAATATAACTATTCCTTCTGCACCTGTTAATTGGGTAGAAATCCCTGCAGGCTCATGGAATTATGTAAGAATTGCAAGTTCTGAAGGTATTGTCTTTAATAATGATACAGGATTAAAGTTCAACGATAATAAAATTGATCTTACTGCTAGTGAGGCTATTGGAGATTATGATACTATCTATGTAATTGACTCTAACTGTGATGATGCAGTAATAAGTGGTAATGATGTCTTTGCTAATGGTAAAAGTTATATTTACGGATTAATCATTTCCGGAGAAAATTTAAATGTTTCAAACAATGATATCACGTCAATATCTGATACTTATTATGCTAACGCTATTGATGTTGAAGGTCCTGCTTCAGGTTCATTCGATAACAATAATTTCACTGCTATATCTCCTGTTGTAGCTTATGGTATTTATTCATCCATGTCTGGTAGTGATGTAAACGCTACATATCATAACAATATCATTCGTGGTGAAGCTGATATTATCTACGGTATGGAATTGGCTGGAACCAATGAAACTGTAACTGAAAACACTATTGAATTGGACGGTAATAAAACCATGGGTATTGCAGGTAAATCCAGTACTTTAAATATTGCAAACAACGAAATTAAAGCTTTAGGTAAAAACTTAGGAAACACTACCTTATGGGAATCATTTGAACCTGAAACCGTTGGTGTTAAAATCATTGGTGGAAATGCTACTGTTTATGGTAACAACATTAAATCTAACGGTACATCTGCTGTAAATGTAACTACTACTAATGCTAGCGTTACTTACAATTATTTGGTAAGTAATGAATCATTCGGTGATGCATCTGTTTATTTCGATGGAAATGCAACAGTTCATGATAACCTTCCGGATTATGACGCATTTTTAGAAACTGAAGATGTAATAATGTATTATAAAAACGGAACCCGTTTCATTGCTAATTTAGTTAACTTCTATGGTGAACCTCTCGCAAATATGACTATTACATTTACTATAAATGGTGTTGATTATAATAGAACAACCGATGAAAACGGTACTGCAAGCATGGCTATTAATCTCCCATCTGGAGAGTATGAAGTAATCACCACATTTGATCCGGGCTATAATAAAACTCCAACTGTAAATTCAAACAGTTTAACAGTTTTAACAACAGTATTCGGTGACGATTTGGTTAAAGTTTACAGAAACGAATCACAATACTATGCTACATTCGTGGATGGTCAAGGAAACCCATTGGCTAGTGGTACTGAAGTTAAATTCAATATTAATGGTGTATGGTATAACCGTAAAATCACTGAAAACGGTACTGCTAAATTAAACATCAACTTACCTCAAGGTGAATATATAATTACTGCGGTCAATCCTGAAAATGGTGAAATGCATACCAATAACATTACTGTTTTATCTTCAATTACAGACAACGCGGATTTAGTAAAATACTACAAAAATGATTCTCAATATGTTGTCACTGTTTTAGGTTCTGACGGTAATCCTGTTGGTGCTGGTGAAAATGTTACATTCAATATTAATGGTGTAATGTACACTCGCCAAACTAATGCATCAGGTCAAGCTAAATTAAATATTAACTTGCAACCGGGTAACTATACCATTACTGCAGAGTATAACGGATGTAAAGTATCAAACAATATTGAAGTATTGCCTGTTTTAAGGGCAAATGACCTCGTTAAAAAATATGGTGTTTCCGATCAGTTCATAGCTTATTTGGTTGATGGTCAGGGTAAACCATTTGAAGGTCAAAATGTAACTTTCAATATTAACGGTGTGTTCTATAATAGATTAACTGATAGTGATGGTCGTGCTATTCTTAATATTAAATTAGGAGCAGCAATGGATACTTATATCATTACTTCCAGTTATAATGGATCCAGTATTTCAAATAAAATATCAGTTATTCCTTAA
- a CDS encoding sugar phosphate isomerase/epimerase: MKIGASTLATFNNSLDSSLEFIEGLGIKYAELLHQYPTENFDLDLLNSFNLEYTIHAPFMDVNIAALGSKSRAASMEQIRDSIDLANKIDAKVVVVHPGLIPFLAKEMPEEIYKVADNSIREIAEYSRNLGVNATIENMPAFESMIYQDMSRLNETLVELDMGMTFDIGHAHHSGISPDEMYFDSIKHIHAHDNMGDDDSHLPLGEGNIQLKDIINTFESKNYDGIYMIEVNDKDSIKKSLEYLKKNF, encoded by the coding sequence ATGAAAATTGGTGCATCAACATTAGCAACATTCAATAATAGTTTAGACAGCAGCTTGGAATTTATAGAAGGTTTAGGGATTAAATACGCTGAATTATTACATCAGTATCCTACGGAAAACTTTGATTTAGATTTATTGAACAGTTTTAATTTGGAATACACTATTCATGCCCCGTTTATGGACGTGAATATTGCGGCTTTAGGCTCTAAAAGCAGGGCTGCTTCAATGGAACAGATTAGGGATTCAATCGATTTAGCAAATAAGATTGATGCAAAAGTCGTTGTAGTTCATCCCGGATTGATTCCGTTTCTTGCAAAGGAAATGCCTGAAGAGATTTACAAAGTCGCCGACAATTCCATTAGAGAAATCGCTGAATACAGCAGAAATTTAGGTGTCAATGCCACCATTGAAAATATGCCTGCATTTGAAAGCATGATATACCAGGACATGAGCCGTCTGAATGAAACGCTTGTTGAGCTTGACATGGGAATGACTTTTGACATTGGACATGCCCATCACTCAGGAATATCTCCGGATGAAATGTATTTTGATTCAATTAAACACATACATGCGCATGATAATATGGGTGATGATGACTCACACCTACCACTTGGTGAAGGCAATATTCAATTAAAAGACATCATCAATACTTTTGAAAGTAAAAATTATGATGGCATCTACATGATTGAAGTAAATGATAAAGATTCCATTAAAAAAAGTTTAGAATATCTGAAAAAAAATTTCTAA
- a CDS encoding PINc/VapC family ATPase, with amino-acid sequence MKTIIPDTSAVIIGAISKILKKEDLDYPEIIVPEAVVCELEHQANTNRSEGIAGLNELQHLQKLQYEGELAISFKGKRPTNYDIRYAKSGEIDAIIRDLARSEFGTLLTNDKVQAETAKAQGIPVYYYEQKYVEKELSIAKFFDDDTMSVHLKENVAPMAKKGTPGHIDFVKLSDEKYNYKMLEELIDEIIAKAKSDSKTYLESVKEGSFVVQSREYRISIAKPPFSEAIEITVVRPVADIDLDEYHLSSKLMERIDNNAEGILISGSPGAGKSTFVQAIAKYYSGKLNKIVKTMESPRDLQLPDEITQYAPLEGSMENTADVLLLVRPDYTIYDELRKNHDFNIFADMRLAGVGMIGVVHATRPIDAIQRIASRVELGVIPSIVDTSIYIENGEVKSVYETKMTVKVPSGMKEADLARPVIEVRDFETGELKNEIYTYGEQTIVMDLDLVNNPTQDDNRKSSVDIIAEKEILRQIKRFLPKKSKVDVEVISPDRANIYIPDDLVPKIIGKNGKRIAEIEEKIGISLGVEVIEETYNKNPFEIDIIHTKKQLILDLGRENGRSNFDILIGGEYLLTATTSKKGEIKIKNGIELSDLIIEAIELGLEITAVKK; translated from the coding sequence ATGAAAACAATAATCCCTGATACAAGTGCAGTAATTATTGGAGCAATATCTAAAATTTTAAAAAAAGAAGATTTGGATTATCCTGAAATTATCGTTCCTGAAGCTGTCGTTTGTGAGCTTGAACATCAGGCAAATACCAACAGAAGCGAAGGTATTGCTGGTTTAAATGAATTGCAGCATTTGCAGAAATTACAATATGAAGGAGAGCTTGCAATTTCATTTAAAGGAAAAAGACCAACTAATTATGACATAAGATATGCAAAAAGCGGAGAGATTGATGCGATAATTAGGGATTTGGCAAGATCAGAATTTGGAACACTTTTAACCAACGACAAGGTTCAAGCAGAAACTGCCAAGGCACAAGGAATTCCAGTTTACTATTATGAACAGAAATATGTTGAAAAGGAATTGTCAATAGCGAAATTCTTTGATGACGATACAATGTCAGTTCACCTAAAAGAAAATGTTGCGCCTATGGCTAAAAAGGGAACACCGGGACATATTGATTTTGTTAAACTCTCTGATGAAAAATATAATTATAAAATGCTTGAAGAGCTGATTGATGAAATCATTGCTAAAGCCAAAAGCGATTCAAAAACTTATTTGGAATCCGTTAAAGAAGGTTCATTTGTTGTTCAGTCAAGAGAGTATAGGATATCAATAGCAAAACCTCCATTTTCCGAAGCAATAGAAATTACGGTAGTGCGGCCTGTTGCAGATATTGATTTGGATGAATACCATCTAAGTTCAAAATTAATGGAGAGAATTGATAATAATGCTGAGGGCATTTTGATTTCAGGTTCGCCTGGTGCGGGTAAATCCACTTTCGTCCAAGCCATAGCAAAATATTACTCGGGAAAACTGAATAAGATTGTTAAAACCATGGAATCACCTAGAGACCTGCAGCTTCCGGACGAAATAACACAATATGCACCTCTGGAGGGCAGCATGGAAAATACCGCTGATGTTTTGCTTTTAGTCAGACCGGATTATACCATTTATGATGAGCTTAGAAAAAATCATGACTTCAACATTTTTGCGGATATGCGTTTGGCAGGTGTTGGAATGATCGGTGTTGTGCATGCAACAAGACCTATCGATGCAATACAAAGAATCGCTTCAAGAGTGGAACTTGGTGTTATTCCATCAATCGTTGATACAAGCATTTATATTGAAAATGGTGAAGTTAAAAGTGTATATGAAACCAAAATGACTGTTAAGGTTCCAAGCGGAATGAAAGAGGCTGACCTTGCAAGACCAGTTATTGAAGTTCGTGATTTTGAAACCGGCGAGCTTAAAAATGAAATTTACACATACGGTGAACAAACCATAGTCATGGATTTAGATTTGGTTAATAATCCGACACAAGACGACAATAGAAAATCATCAGTAGACATTATTGCTGAAAAAGAAATTTTAAGACAGATTAAACGGTTTTTACCTAAAAAATCAAAAGTTGATGTGGAAGTTATTTCACCAGACAGGGCCAATATTTACATTCCCGACGATTTAGTCCCAAAAATAATTGGTAAAAACGGTAAAAGAATTGCAGAAATTGAAGAAAAAATCGGAATATCACTTGGAGTTGAAGTTATAGAAGAAACCTATAACAAAAATCCCTTTGAAATTGACATTATCCATACAAAAAAACAGCTGATTTTAGATTTGGGACGTGAAAACGGAAGGTCAAATTTTGACATATTAATTGGCGGAGAATATTTGCTTACCGCAACGACATCAAAAAAAGGTGAGATAAAAATTAAAAACGGCATCGAATTATCTGATTTAATAATTGAAGCCATTGAATTGGGATTAGAAATTACAGCAGTTAAAAAGTGA
- the hisI gene encoding phosphoribosyl-AMP cyclohydrolase, translating into MEINFRHEINGMKVITAVAQDAVSGEILMIANMNKEALQKTIETGKAHYWSTSRNKQWLKGESSGHIQEVEEILVDCDMDAIVLKIKQNGAACHEGYYSCFFRNLDFKNSPDIDDLKDEDLKTNQKRLVNPDDVY; encoded by the coding sequence ATGGAAATTAATTTTAGACATGAAATTAATGGTATGAAAGTAATCACAGCAGTAGCTCAGGATGCTGTGAGCGGTGAAATTTTAATGATTGCCAATATGAATAAAGAAGCATTGCAGAAAACTATTGAAACAGGAAAAGCTCATTATTGGAGTACTTCCAGAAACAAACAATGGTTGAAAGGAGAAAGTTCAGGCCATATTCAGGAAGTCGAAGAAATACTTGTTGATTGTGATATGGATGCCATAGTACTTAAAATTAAACAGAATGGTGCTGCTTGCCATGAAGGATATTACTCTTGCTTTTTTAGAAACCTGGATTTTAAAAATTCACCGGATATTGATGATTTAAAGGATGAAGATTTAAAAACAAATCAAAAAAGACTTGTTAACCCAGATGATGTGTATTAA
- the hisS gene encoding histidine--tRNA ligase, with product MEFTRPRGTRDFLFEEMKERKEAESTLRHIFENYGYREIKTPLFEELKLFTTKSGEEIVDQLYNFKDKSNRELTLRPEITAPVARLYLNELEKTATKPIKLYYYGSCFRYERPQKGRFRQFWQFGCELIGAKSPQGEAEVIAMCSDSIEALGITGADVNINHLGIIRGLFKHFEVDTKTQRELMVVIDKGDKDLLIESLSGENPIISNDELNQILLKLIDLVGDKSILNDVEELIKDYEEPQEAFNQLKELVELLDCFNMTNYTLNLGVARGLDYYTGIVFEIYVEGLGAQKQVCGGGTYSLIKVFGGQEVESTGFALGFDRLMNAIEELTDKKEAKSHLDVYVAPISGDVRLKAYEITQNLRRSGMKCDVDLNNKKFKKLMNYADKIKVPKIIIIGKNDLEEGKVTIKDMESGAQDLVEIENIVSYLKEE from the coding sequence ATGGAATTTACAAGACCAAGAGGTACAAGAGATTTTTTATTTGAAGAAATGAAAGAGAGAAAAGAAGCTGAAAGTACCTTAAGACATATTTTTGAGAATTATGGTTATAGAGAAATTAAAACTCCTTTATTTGAAGAATTAAAACTTTTTACAACCAAATCAGGAGAAGAAATTGTAGATCAGTTATATAATTTTAAAGATAAATCTAATAGAGAATTAACATTAAGGCCTGAAATAACTGCTCCAGTTGCAAGATTATACCTTAATGAACTTGAAAAAACTGCTACTAAACCTATCAAGCTTTATTACTACGGCAGCTGCTTTAGATATGAAAGACCACAAAAAGGAAGATTCAGACAATTCTGGCAATTCGGATGTGAATTGATTGGTGCCAAATCCCCTCAGGGAGAAGCTGAAGTTATTGCAATGTGCAGCGACTCAATTGAAGCACTTGGAATTACAGGTGCTGATGTTAATATAAACCATTTAGGTATTATCCGTGGACTGTTCAAGCATTTTGAAGTTGATACAAAAACCCAAAGGGAATTGATGGTTGTTATTGACAAAGGAGACAAAGACTTATTGATTGAATCATTGAGTGGAGAAAACCCAATTATTTCAAATGATGAACTGAATCAGATTTTATTAAAATTGATAGATTTGGTTGGAGACAAGTCAATTCTTAATGATGTTGAAGAGTTAATTAAAGATTATGAGGAACCTCAAGAAGCATTTAATCAGTTAAAAGAGTTGGTTGAACTTCTCGACTGCTTTAACATGACCAACTATACTCTGAACCTAGGAGTTGCAAGAGGGCTTGACTACTACACAGGAATAGTGTTTGAGATTTATGTTGAAGGACTTGGGGCTCAAAAACAGGTTTGCGGTGGCGGAACATACAGTCTAATTAAGGTATTTGGCGGTCAGGAAGTTGAATCAACAGGTTTTGCATTAGGTTTTGATAGATTAATGAATGCAATTGAAGAGTTGACAGACAAAAAAGAAGCAAAATCACATTTGGATGTATATGTTGCACCAATATCCGGCGATGTAAGACTTAAAGCTTATGAAATAACACAAAACTTAAGAAGGTCAGGCATGAAATGTGACGTTGACCTGAACAACAAGAAATTCAAGAAGTTAATGAACTATGCGGACAAAATTAAAGTTCCAAAAATAATCATAATTGGTAAAAACGATTTGGAAGAAGGCAAAGTAACAATTAAGGACATGGAAAGCGGTGCGCAGGATTTAGTTGAAATTGAAAATATTGTAAGTTACTTGAAAGAGGAATAA
- the aroE gene encoding shikimate dehydrogenase — MEIKGSTNIVGLIGHPVEHSFSPPMHNAAFEKLNMDYAYVAFNVKPNDLESAINGAEALNIKGLNVTIPHKIEVMNYLDEIDEVAQLIGAVNTIDFKNLKGYNTDGIGAVRAIEEVASIKNKNVLIAGAGGASRAISFYIAKYGADNLKILNRNVEKAQKLANDVSNSGLIDNVGFDSINNMDLSDVDILINTTPVGMHPNVDDTPIAQACDMHEDLIVFDAVYNPNETGLLRQAIEADVKPVYGIKMLLYQGAESFEIWTGKKAPIDVMQEALTKYLGL, encoded by the coding sequence ATGGAAATAAAAGGAAGTACAAATATTGTAGGTCTAATAGGCCATCCTGTTGAACACAGTTTTTCACCGCCCATGCATAATGCCGCATTCGAAAAGCTTAATATGGATTATGCTTATGTTGCATTTAATGTCAAACCGAATGATTTGGAAAGTGCAATAAATGGTGCTGAAGCATTAAATATAAAGGGATTGAATGTTACGATTCCTCATAAAATAGAAGTAATGAACTATTTGGATGAAATTGATGAGGTCGCTCAATTAATTGGTGCGGTAAATACTATAGACTTTAAAAACTTGAAAGGTTATAATACTGATGGAATTGGTGCTGTAAGAGCAATTGAAGAAGTAGCATCTATTAAAAATAAGAATGTTTTAATTGCCGGAGCAGGAGGTGCTTCAAGAGCAATATCATTTTACATTGCCAAGTATGGTGCGGATAATTTAAAAATATTGAATAGAAATGTCGAAAAGGCTCAAAAATTAGCCAATGATGTTTCAAATTCCGGACTGATTGATAATGTTGGTTTTGACTCAATTAATAATATGGATTTAAGTGATGTTGATATCTTGATTAATACAACACCTGTGGGGATGCATCCAAACGTTGATGATACTCCAATAGCCCAGGCCTGTGATATGCATGAGGATTTAATAGTATTTGATGCGGTATACAATCCTAATGAAACCGGGTTATTGAGACAAGCTATTGAAGCTGATGTAAAACCTGTTTATGGAATTAAAATGTTATTGTATCAGGGTGCTGAAAGCTTTGAAATTTGGACCGGCAAAAAAGCGCCAATTGATGTTATGCAGGAAGCATTGACAAAATATTTGGGGTTATAA
- a CDS encoding GNAT family N-acetyltransferase — protein MPIEKIKNEYTIDKLDEKSNLDDFSCGLDDMDEFLKHDALNQQNEKLSVTYLVKYNNEIIGFFSLLSDKIELKDIEDEYDLPYSVCPAMKIGRFAVNNKYRSLGLGNLLLDNICYQIKKISEIHGIRFITVDAYCNVRGFYYKNEFKHFKVRNKKN, from the coding sequence ATGCCAATTGAAAAAATTAAAAATGAATATACAATAGACAAATTAGATGAAAAAAGTAATTTAGACGATTTTTCATGTGGATTAGATGATATGGATGAATTTTTAAAGCATGATGCATTAAATCAGCAAAATGAAAAATTAAGTGTAACTTATCTTGTAAAATATAATAATGAAATAATTGGATTTTTTTCATTACTTTCTGATAAAATTGAACTCAAAGATATTGAAGATGAATATGATTTACCATATTCAGTTTGTCCAGCAATGAAAATTGGAAGATTTGCAGTTAACAACAAATATCGTTCTTTAGGATTAGGTAATTTGTTATTAGACAATATCTGTTATCAAATCAAAAAAATATCTGAGATACATGGTATACGTTTTATTACAGTTGATGCATACTGCAATGTTCGAGGATTTTACTACAAAAATGAATTTAAACACTTTAAAGTGAGAAATAAAAAAAATTAA
- a CDS encoding replication factor C large subunit, protein MLWTDKYRPKTLKEILGNNKEKKIIESWVENWKNGNPQQPILLVGPPGIGKTTFAQAIAKEFSEYIELNASDKRSQDVIKSTIGESSSSRSLFGDEYKLIIMDEVDGIHGTNDRGGVRAIGEIIKTSKHPLILIANDFYSKRLQSIKPKCQVIKMAKIRGPTINKMLKNIAKEEGIEYDKEALKLLSKKANGDIRSAINTFQAIADTSHELTMEDVETVTTKDDRSTIIDGVMATLKSKNPKHVKDALRVDEDPTLVMAYIAENVPREYTNKNELKKAYENLSKADLYFGRAQRTRNYGYWKYATDFMGIGVSSSKKETYKKFTPIKSPTVFTLMGRNRGKRNLRDGIADKMSQKMHISNTVAISMFPYLEIMFQNDELAWEISDFLDLEKDEIKRFRKKVIPKSVIKKMEKRKEEMRIEERDRRAEELQNQMFAGIPQEEIIEEEPVRDEIELITPEPEIEEIEEETAEEVSQIEETEELMIEEIVEEEVEEKPKDKKNKQTSLFDF, encoded by the coding sequence ATGTTATGGACAGATAAATACCGACCAAAAACCCTAAAAGAGATATTAGGTAATAACAAAGAAAAAAAGATAATTGAATCTTGGGTTGAAAACTGGAAAAACGGCAATCCGCAGCAGCCCATACTTTTAGTTGGACCGCCAGGAATTGGAAAAACCACATTTGCGCAGGCAATAGCTAAAGAGTTTTCCGAATACATTGAGTTAAATGCCAGTGATAAACGTTCACAGGATGTTATTAAAAGCACCATTGGCGAATCCTCATCTTCAAGGTCACTTTTCGGTGACGAATACAAACTAATCATTATGGATGAAGTGGATGGTATTCACGGAACCAATGACCGCGGAGGAGTCCGGGCCATTGGAGAAATAATTAAAACATCCAAACATCCTTTAATATTAATAGCTAATGATTTTTACTCCAAAAGATTGCAATCAATTAAGCCAAAATGTCAAGTCATTAAAATGGCTAAAATCAGAGGCCCTACAATCAATAAGATGCTTAAAAATATTGCCAAAGAAGAAGGTATCGAATATGATAAGGAAGCTTTGAAATTATTATCCAAAAAAGCCAATGGGGATATCCGTTCTGCAATCAATACATTCCAGGCAATTGCCGATACATCACACGAATTAACAATGGAAGATGTTGAAACTGTCACAACAAAAGATGACAGATCAACTATTATTGATGGGGTAATGGCAACCCTGAAAAGCAAAAATCCGAAGCATGTCAAAGATGCATTAAGGGTTGATGAAGACCCAACGCTTGTAATGGCATACATTGCTGAAAATGTTCCTCGTGAGTATACCAATAAGAATGAACTTAAAAAGGCATATGAAAACCTATCCAAAGCAGACTTATACTTCGGAAGAGCCCAAAGAACAAGAAATTACGGCTATTGGAAATATGCAACCGATTTCATGGGCATTGGTGTCAGTTCATCCAAAAAAGAAACTTATAAAAAATTCACTCCAATCAAATCCCCAACAGTTTTTACATTGATGGGACGTAATCGAGGAAAAAGAAACTTACGTGATGGTATAGCAGACAAGATGTCACAAAAAATGCATATTTCAAATACTGTTGCCATTTCAATGTTTCCATATTTGGAAATCATGTTTCAAAATGATGAACTCGCTTGGGAAATTTCAGACTTTCTAGATTTAGAAAAAGATGAAATCAAACGTTTTAGAAAAAAAGTCATTCCTAAGTCAGTCATTAAAAAAATGGAAAAACGAAAAGAGGAAATGCGTATTGAAGAACGTGACAGGCGTGCTGAAGAACTTCAAAATCAAATGTTTGCAGGAATTCCTCAAGAAGAAATCATTGAAGAAGAACCAGTTAGGGATGAAATCGAATTAATCACTCCAGAACCTGAGATTGAAGAAATTGAAGAGGAAACTGCAGAAGAAGTTTCACAAATAGAAGAAACTGAAGAACTAATGATTGAAGAAATTGTTGAAGAAGAAGTTGAAGAAAAACCTAAAGATAAGAAAAATAAACAAACATCTTTATTCGACTTCTAA